One window of the Paenibacillus beijingensis genome contains the following:
- the asd gene encoding archaetidylserine decarboxylase (Phosphatidylserine decarboxylase is synthesized as a single chain precursor. Generation of the pyruvoyl active site from a Ser is coupled to cleavage of a Gly-Ser bond between the larger (beta) and smaller (alpha chains). It is an integral membrane protein.): MMKWLLRSMTELSSRKWISRLTGRFAQSPASRRFIPRFARMYGIRVEEAEKTMAEYATLNEFFTRRLRPGMRTIDSSPDALVSPVDALVTGAGPIEKGLLLNVKGQDYTIEELLNRSPRLENYIHGFYMVLYLSPTDYHRIHSPVNGTVVEREHVPGKVYPVNEFGLRHMRKVLSRNERLITYIQHGKGEIAVVKVGAMNVSSIRYAEPKRDALAKGDELAYFEFGSTVVLLTEENTFQPREDLKPGLKVKMGELLGRLSD, translated from the coding sequence ATGATGAAGTGGCTGCTTCGTTCCATGACTGAATTAAGCTCGCGCAAATGGATTTCCAGACTGACGGGCCGGTTTGCCCAGTCGCCAGCCAGCCGCCGGTTTATTCCGCGCTTTGCCCGGATGTACGGAATCCGCGTAGAAGAAGCGGAAAAAACGATGGCGGAATATGCAACGCTGAATGAATTTTTCACGCGGCGGCTGCGCCCCGGCATGAGGACGATCGACTCGTCTCCGGACGCGCTGGTCAGCCCGGTTGACGCTCTCGTCACCGGAGCGGGGCCAATCGAAAAGGGACTCCTTCTAAATGTCAAAGGGCAGGACTACACGATTGAGGAGCTGCTCAACCGTTCGCCCCGGCTGGAAAATTATATACACGGATTTTATATGGTGCTTTATTTAAGTCCGACGGATTATCATCGCATTCATTCCCCGGTAAACGGCACCGTTGTCGAACGTGAACATGTGCCGGGAAAAGTATATCCCGTCAACGAATTCGGACTGCGTCACATGCGCAAAGTACTAAGCCGCAACGAGCGGCTGATTACGTACATACAGCACGGAAAAGGCGAAATCGCCGTCGTTAAGGTCGGAGCGATGAATGTGAGCAGCATCCGTTATGCCGAGCCGAAGCGGGACGCATTGGCGAAAGGCGACGAGCTGGCATACTTCGAATTCGGTTCCACAGTCGTTCTGCTGACGGAAGAAAACACATTCCAACCCCGCGAAGATTTAAAGCCCGGGCTGAAGGTGAAAATGGGCGAGCTGCTCGGCCGGCTGTCGGATTGA
- a CDS encoding PLP-dependent aminotransferase family protein — protein MFEFRLAYDRFLLDAGTKHMAFYESLREAILSGQLPYGTRLPSSRSLAAMYGVSRGVVTEAYDMLYSEGYVTARKGSGTFTAYRPPDSGPIRHAAAKSSPVKNVIAESSAASPNRDGFSFAGTAWARRLLATHETEGRTVGEERGQLFSAGLTDERLFPTAEWKSCMYAEVRQSGTAKLAKDNPTEGDFQLRSKIASELRRERGIVASPEHIVLTNGSMQAVGILCQLLVEPGISVVLENPCYRGFKRAVSAAGGAVVSASVDEQGIVPRHWDSSLLFVTPSRQFPTGAVLSHQRRTALLHWAAERGALIVEDDYDSEFRYGGRPVEPLKSLDRQERVVYIGTFSKTMFSGLRIGYAVLPPWLSEPFRRAKSLFEPSTAGLTEQGALSRFMGSGGYGRHLRRMRRHYGRRLAALQQGLRRLPGGMFSFVPANSGLHQYVAWKGEQDSYSAFLNACLSEGLGWSDGAGNWHDKPLESGGTFGFGHLTEDEISAGMQRIRAIAHKLGL, from the coding sequence TTGTTCGAATTTAGACTTGCTTACGATCGCTTCCTGCTGGATGCGGGAACGAAACATATGGCGTTCTATGAATCGCTGCGCGAAGCGATTTTGTCCGGACAGCTCCCTTATGGCACCCGGCTTCCTTCCTCACGCAGTTTGGCCGCAATGTACGGAGTCTCCAGAGGCGTCGTCACTGAGGCCTACGATATGCTGTACTCCGAAGGATACGTCACCGCCCGTAAAGGGAGCGGCACCTTCACCGCCTACCGGCCGCCGGACTCCGGCCCTATACGGCATGCGGCTGCGAAAAGTTCTCCGGTTAAAAATGTTATCGCCGAGTCATCTGCAGCAAGTCCCAATCGGGACGGCTTTTCGTTTGCGGGGACAGCATGGGCCAGGCGCCTGTTGGCAACTCATGAGACGGAAGGTCGAACCGTAGGAGAAGAGCGCGGACAGCTTTTTTCGGCTGGATTGACGGATGAGCGATTGTTTCCGACGGCGGAGTGGAAAAGCTGCATGTACGCAGAAGTGCGCCAGAGCGGAACCGCGAAGCTAGCAAAAGATAATCCGACCGAAGGCGACTTCCAGCTCCGCAGCAAAATTGCCTCGGAACTTCGGCGGGAACGCGGAATTGTCGCATCGCCGGAGCATATTGTACTCACTAATGGCTCCATGCAGGCGGTCGGTATTCTTTGTCAGCTGCTGGTAGAGCCGGGAATCTCGGTCGTACTGGAAAATCCCTGTTACCGCGGATTTAAACGGGCGGTATCGGCGGCAGGCGGCGCAGTCGTATCCGCTTCCGTCGATGAGCAAGGAATCGTCCCTAGGCATTGGGATTCGAGCTTGCTGTTCGTAACGCCCAGCAGGCAGTTTCCGACCGGAGCGGTACTCAGCCACCAGCGCAGAACGGCGCTTCTTCATTGGGCGGCTGAGCGCGGCGCGCTTATCGTGGAGGATGACTATGACAGTGAATTCCGATATGGAGGTCGCCCCGTTGAACCGCTTAAGTCGCTTGACAGGCAGGAGCGTGTCGTGTACATCGGCACCTTTTCCAAAACGATGTTTTCCGGCCTTCGTATCGGCTACGCCGTACTTCCGCCGTGGCTGTCCGAACCTTTTCGCAGGGCAAAATCGTTGTTCGAGCCGTCCACGGCAGGGTTGACGGAGCAGGGGGCACTATCGCGTTTTATGGGCAGCGGAGGTTACGGACGTCACTTGCGCAGAATGCGCCGGCATTACGGCAGGCGACTCGCGGCACTGCAGCAGGGGCTACGGCGGCTTCCCGGCGGGATGTTTTCTTTCGTTCCGGCCAATTCGGGCCTTCATCAATATGTCGCATGGAAAGGAGAACAAGATTCGTATTCCGCATTTCTAAATGCCTGTCTCAGCGAAGGGCTGGGCTGGAGCGATGGCGCCGGCAATTGGCACGACAAGCCGCTCGAAAGCGGCGGCACGTTCGGTTTCGGTCATTTAACCGAGGACGAGATATCAGCCGGTATGCAGCGAATCCGGGCGATCGCACACAAACTCGGGTTATAG
- a CDS encoding pyridoxamine 5'-phosphate oxidase family protein encodes MRREEFDETENEAEVESFLNEMSFGFLGTVLEDGSPGVTPLNYVYLNGNIYVHGSRAGEKMRTLKKEDRVTFCVAKEYAVIPSYFSDPVMACPATTYFKSVVLKGTASQLEESEEKAAALEALMQKLQPEGGYKTITAGDPDYVPRLKGVAVIRIKVDQMSAKFKFGQNLAADKRRSLTDQLERRGCPFDHETASLMNRYAPPDN; translated from the coding sequence ATGCGCAGGGAAGAATTTGATGAGACGGAAAATGAAGCTGAAGTAGAATCGTTTTTGAACGAAATGTCTTTCGGGTTTTTGGGAACCGTTCTGGAAGACGGAAGCCCCGGCGTTACCCCGCTTAATTACGTCTATTTGAACGGAAACATTTATGTTCACGGAAGCCGGGCCGGGGAAAAAATGCGAACGTTGAAGAAAGAAGACCGGGTAACCTTTTGTGTGGCCAAAGAATACGCGGTCATTCCTTCTTACTTCTCGGATCCTGTTATGGCCTGTCCGGCAACAACCTATTTCAAATCGGTCGTGCTGAAAGGAACGGCTTCGCAGCTGGAAGAATCCGAGGAGAAAGCGGCGGCGCTGGAAGCGCTGATGCAAAAACTGCAGCCCGAGGGCGGATACAAAACGATTACGGCGGGCGACCCCGATTACGTGCCGCGTTTGAAAGGGGTGGCCGTCATCCGGATCAAGGTCGATCAAATGAGCGCCAAATTCAAGTTCGGCCAAAATTTGGCGGCCGACAAACGCCGCTCGCTCACAGATCAACTGGAGCGCCGCGGATGCCCTTTTGACCATGAAACCGCGTCGCTGATGAACCGTTACGCCCCGCCTGATAATTAA